The genomic region GTGGCTCCGTTCTACGAAGGAAACAAGTATTACGCCACCACTTATCAGGACTTTACCGACGTGCGCCTTGTATTTACAGTGCCTAAGAGTATGGGTAAGTTCGGCGGAGACACCGACAACTGGATGTGGCCGCGCCAGACTTGCGACTTCTCAGTGTTCCGAATATACGCCGATCCCAAGACTAACGGACCTGCTCCCTACTCTAAGGACAACGTGCCGTACCACCCCGAGCACTTCGCACCCGTCAGTTTGCAAGGCTATAAGGACAAAGACTTCGCCATGACCATCGGTTATCCGGGCAGCACCAACCGCTACCTCTCTTCGTATGGCATTCGGCAACGTCGCGACATAGAGAATACAGCACGCATAGAGAGCCGCGACATCAAGCTCGCTATTATGAAAAAGTACATGGATGCCGACCAAAAAGTGCGCATTCAGTACGAGTCTAAGTATGCTGGTTCTGCCAACTACTGGAAAAATTCAATGGGTATGAACAAGTGTATCGACTCCATCGGGCTTATCAGACAGAAGGCTGAATACGAAGGAAAGATAAGAAACTGGTTGGCAAAGCAGCCTAAAAAGGACGCTTCAATAGATGTAGACTTCAACAAATTGGAGCAACTCTATGCGCAAAACCGTCCTCTCATTCAGGTAACAAGCTATTGGGTAGAGTCGTTCTGGAAGACTACGGAGTTCTTTACACGTGCTACAAACGTTGGAACAAACATGCCTTTGAAAGGCTCGGCAGCCAATCCGAAGGCTCAATACGTAGAGTTTGCTGATAACAGCAACGATTGGAACTACGCATTAGACAAGGAACTGACTGCCGCAATGCTGGAAAACTATGCCAAGATGGTGCCTGCCGAATACCACCCGGCATTCTTCCAAACTGTAACAAAGAAGTTTGGAGGCAACTTCTACAAATATACCGACTGGCTTTACAAGACAAGTAAATTGCTGAAAAAGGGCGAGAAGTTCTATCCCAACGACCGTAAGAAGTTCCTGAAAGACCCTGGTGTAGTGGTAGGAGAAGAACTTATTAAGGCTTATAAAGATGTTCAGACCAAAGCACTACAGTTGTATGGAGAAATTAAGGCAGAGGAAAAGAAACTCACCGAAGCCAAAATCCAAATGGAAATGGACCTTCCACATTATAGCGATGCCAACTTCACGATGCGTCTAAGCTACGGTCAGGTAGGCGGTTATATGATTGGTGGCTTCAACAGCGGCTACTATACGACAGCCGAAAGCATTGTCAAGAAGTTTAAGCAAGCCGACAAGATTGCCGACTACAAGGCTGAACCAATCATGCTGAGCCTGCTTTCTTCTAACGATTTCGGCAAGTATGCCGACAAGACATCGGGCAAGATGCAGCTCTGTTTCCTTACGAACAACGACATTACAGGGGGCAATTCCGGTTCGCCGATGTTCAATGGAAAGGGCGAACTCATCGGTCTTGCATTCGACGGCAACTGGGACAGCCTCAGTTCCGACATCAACTTCGACCGTGAACTGGCTCGTTGCATCGGTGTAGACATTCGTTTTGTACTCTTCATGATGGACAAATGGGGACACGCCGACCGTCTGATTAAGGAAATAAACGCCAAATAAGCAAAGTCAAGACAACTATATGCAGGGCTTGAAAGCTCTGCATATAGTCAATGAGCATATACATTTAAACGAAGAAAGGTGTGGCAAACGAAAGTTCGTGCCACACCTTTTGTATTTCAACAGAGGCGAATGCGTGTCGCAAATGTCTCTATACGACAGCCTTAAAACTTATATGCCAAGCCCACACCAACTACCACCTGGTTGTAGTTGTCTATGATTTGATACTTCACTTCGGCATCTACGTTTACCTTATTTGTAAGCTCGTACTGAATGCCGGCACCGACATTGACTGCCAACCTTTCCTTCGTAGCCTTGATAGTCTCATGGTTTAACAGTTCGAGTTCAACGTTCCAGTTTGTGTAACCCAATCCCACGAGAGGATAAACCTTTGTCTTCGGGGCAATGTCGAACAGGTAATGGAGGTTCGCATTGATGTCCCACATAGACGTATAGTCTTTCTTAAAGAAGTAGTCTACGGAAGCTTCGCCTCTCAATCGGTCCGCAAGGAAGTACTGACCCTTTACTCCAATACCTGCATTTTTAATCTCTGACCCGTACGAAAGGTTTACACCTATCGCCTTTTCTCCCTTTTGTGCTGATGCTGAAATGCTCATGACGGCAGCACATACCAATACTAATAGTTTCTTCATTTTGTTGTTTGTTTATCTTGTTTTTGTGATACAGCCCATTTCATTCGCAGTTTCGACACAAAGAAAGCAGGTGAAACAAGTGGTGCTTCCTTGTTGTTGCAATGTACGAATGAGCTTCATGTTGTTTTTTTGCAAAGATAATTATAATTATTTAATATTGTATTAATTACATGAAAAAAGTGCTTTTTAGTGGTTGTTTTTCAGAAATTAATATACATTTTGGCTTAAATTAGACAGAAAAGAAACTGTGAACGGACGTTATGCCCGCTTCTCTTATGAGGCGACAGACGGATCTGTGCACGAGTGTTTCAGCTTTGTGCCTCCCATTCTTCCATTGCTTTCCGCCAGTCGGTGGCTTCTCCGCCGGCAATGGCTTCAGCATCTTGCCGAGCCTTGTCACGTTCCTTGTCGCGTGCTCGTTTCGCTTTCATGTCGGCAATGGTCTGTTCGTCGAGTATGGCAATGGCTCCACGACGTATTGCTTCGTGCAATTCTTCTTCTCCGAAAGCCTTTCCCGGCTGATTGAAATCGGAGATGTTAAACTCGTAATTTACCCGTAAATCGTGGCGCACCAGCTTCTGGCGATATCTATTCCCTGCATTTTTTAGCCGCAGAAGTTTTGCTATCGCCTTTATTTCGCTTTCCGAAAACTTGTTTCTTCCCATTCAATTATTGTTCAAAAACACCTCTAAAAAATAACGATGCCTTATATTTTCTAACCTATTAAACTGCAAATATACCATATTTTCTGTACAACTCCAAATATCGACTGTGCTTTTTCCTGTCTGTTGCGCAGCGATTATCTGCGTGAAAGGCAGACTTTTCAAAATTTAATCCATACCTTTGCAGCATTGAAACAACTACTATGGTTAAACAAAAATATACTTTTAAGACATGGAAATTATAACCCCGGCACAGTACAAGACTACCAATTGGAAGGGAGGGACTACACGACAGATATTTATTTGTCCTGCCGATGGCGACCTATCCGCCCGTCGTTTCGACCTGCGCATATCGTCTGCCATCATAGAACAGACCGAAAGCAACTTCTCCGACTTCTCCAGCTTTACACGATACATACTTCCTTTGGAGGGCGAAATAACATTGTTGAGAGACGGACGACGCATTTCGCTTTCGCACAACGAGTTGTACAGGTTTGAAGGCGACGAGTCCATAAGTTCCGAAAACACGCCGGGGGCGATAGATTTCAACATTATAGTGCGCCACGGAATTGGCATCGACGTTGCCATTATGCAAGATGTGCAGCTGACCGACGACAGGGAAACGGTGGTATTTGCACTCGACGACATCACAATAGACGGACAACATATTGATAAATACAGCACTGCAATTGTCAGTCAATCGTTCTTTTTGGAAGGGCGTGCTGCCATTGCAAGGTTCAGATAGGTTTGATGTTCCGTACAAAAGGTCTGGCAATTTGTGCCCCAACATTAAGCAACATTTAGCAATACTTTCTCTCTGCCTTCCTGGCAACACCGTCGGGAGTTCTTGAAACAGGCTCTTTTGCAATGCAAAACAGACCCTTTTACCATGTAAAAGAGCCTGTTTTGCGTTACGAAAACACATTGCAGCCATAACAAGTATTATATCAATGTGTTACAAGAATAACGCAACCGCTTTCTTACGGAACAATTTCTACAAAGCAACAATCCAAAATCGACCGTCAGAGTCTGCCCAGATTGGGAGTAAAAAGCCGATTTTGGTTTTGTATTTGCCATTAAAATGATATTCGGCAACTACTGTTCCTTGCTTAGCGCAAATAAGAAAGAAGATTGAAAACCGTTATTGCAATGGTTCCAAGAGCAAGGAATTTGAAAGTGAAATTAGTGAATTTGGTATTGGTCAATGCAAAGAAGTGGGCAATAAGGGGTGCCGTCGATGCGATGATGATGCCAAGAAGGGCATCGAAATGTTGCGGTTGCAGACATAGAAAAATAATGGAAAGCGTATTCATTTGAATGAAAAAGCTGTAAAGCATACGGGTGCGGATGCTGTCGGAATGCCTCTTATGCAGATAGTGAACAGTTCCGATGAGAGCACAAAGCAGTATCCATGCACCCGTAATGAACTGATTTGCAGAAAGCAGCCAATAGTTTGCAATGCTGCCAAAGGCAAATAGCTCACCGAAATGGCGCGATACTGTCTGCCATTCGCCTTGATAAAGTATGATGCCGAGTGCCACAAGATTTGGCAAAATCAGTCCGAAAATCGACGAAACATAGTTGCGGAAGCTTGTTGCCTGGAGGCGTGTATGCATTAATATCCAGACAACGGGGACATAATAGAGAACCTGCACCCAGACGATACTGCTAAGTCCGAGACAAAGAAAGGCGTAAAACACCCACCCTTGCGACCGTCTGTCTTGATAACAACGAAACAAACAAGTGTAAGAACCCACGATACAAAGTGCCACACTGGCTGCACGCATAGACACAAACAGGAAGGTTGCCATGGTGGTGAGTGCCATATAACAACACGACACCATACGACTGAAGATGCGTATGAGTGCATTCGTGTTGTTAAGTTCCATCATAAGAAAGGTGGAAAAGAGCATGCAAAGCAACGGAACAATAGCCAGCGAGTCGTTGATACAGACGATGACCCATACCGAAAGAGCCATGATGGTTGTCGCGGCAACCGTCCATCGGCTTTCGGAAATCCTGTTCTGCAGTCGTTTGCGCCTTATACTCATTCCTTTCCAAGCACGATTTTATAGGTCGCAACCAATATCCTTGCGGAAGTATTTGCCTGTAAACTCTATTTTTTCTGCTTCTGTGAAGCTCTTGAACAAGGCGTCGTCTTTGGTCGGACCGTATGAGGCGACTGTCAAGACCCTGCCTCCATTGGTAACAAGTTGCCCATCTTTCATTGTTGTACCATTGTGGAAGAGCACCGAAAACTCTGAACAATCGTAGTTGCTGATGGGGTATCCCTTTGTATAAGCACCTGGATAGCCACCGCTAACCAGCACAATGCTCACCACGGAACGGGCGTCCGTTTCTATTTCACAATGGTCGAGCGCACCGTTTGCAACCCCTTCGAACAAGTCTACAATGTCTGTCTTCAGGCGCAACATGACGCTTTCGGTTTCAGGGTCGCCCATTCGGCAATTGTATTCAATCACCATTGGGTCGCCATCTACGTTGATTAAACCGAAGAAAATAAAGCCTTTATAGTCTATTCCCTCTGCTTTCAGTCCTTCTACCGTTGGTTTTATAATGCGATTTTCTACTTTTTGCATCCATTCGGCAGTTGCAAAGGGCACCGGAGAGACACTTCCCATGCCGCCAGTGTTAAGTCCTGTGTCGCCCTCACCGATGCGTTTGTAGTCTTTTGCCTCCGGAAGTATCTTGTAATTCGTGCCATCTGTAAGTATGAACACCGAACATTCGATGCCTGACAGGAACTCTTCGATGACGACTTTTCCTGACGCAATGCCGAACATACCCCCGAGCATCTGCCTTAATTCGTGCTTTGCCTTGTCCAAGGTAGGCACTATCAGCACGCCTTTGCCTGCCGCCAAGCCATCGGCTTTGAGCACATAAGGAGGCTTTAAGGTATCAAGGAACTTCAATCCAGCCTCTATCGTGGTGCTGTCGAAGGTGGCGTAGGCTGCCGTAGGAATGGAATGGCGCTGCATGAAGCCCTTTGCAAAGTCCTTACTGCCTTCGAGCACGGCACCAGACTTAGACGGACCGATAACAGGAATGTGGCTTGTGCGTGCGTCTTGCCTGAAATCGTCGTATATTCCGCCCACCAATGGGTCTTCAGGACCTACCACTACCATGTCGATAGCGTTGTCTGCAGCAAAGGTTTTAAGCTTTTCGAACTCGTTTACACCTATCGCAACGTTCTCGCCACAAGCTTCTGTGCCTGCGTTACCCGGCGCAATGAATAGCTTTCCGCACTTTTTGCTTTGTGCAATCTTCCATGCCAAAGCGTGCTCGCGACCGCCACTGCCCAACAATAATATCCTCATAAGCGCCTGTCCTCCTTTATTCTGTAATGTCTTTCTTACTGTTTCGTGTTCTGTCTGTCTGATGATTTACTTCAGATAGTCTTCGAAATATTGTGTAATTCTTTCGTGCAAGTGAACACTTTGATGTCCTCTCATGTTGTGAGGCTCACCCGGATACACAAAGAAATCGGGCTGAGTGCCTGCCGCAATGCACGCCTTAATGAACGTGAGACAGTGTTGTGGCAAGACTACAGGGTCGTTTAAACCAGTAATAATCTGCAGTTTACCCTTCAATTCTTTTGCCTTTGGCAAGAGCGAAGTCTTTGCATAGCCTTCCGGATTGGTTTCCGGTGTGTCCATATAGCGTTCTCCGTACATGGCTTCGTACCACTTCCAGTCGATAACAGGACCTCCGGCAACGCCCACTTTGAAGGTTTCGGGATAGTTTGTAATGAGCGAAATCGTCATGAAACCACCGAACGACCAGCCATGAACGCCTATGCGGTCGGCATCAACAAAGGGCAATGTCTTCAGATACTTGACTCCTTGCATCTGGTCGCGCATCTCTACCTGACCGAGTTGGCGGAAAGTGGCTTGCTCGAACGCCTTTCCACGATTTTCACTTCCACGATTGTCGATGATGAAAAGCAAGTATCCTTTCTGCGCCATGTAGGTTTCCCAAGAGCGAGAACCGTAATGCCAGCTCGCATCAACGTTGTGGGCGTGTGGTCCTCCATATACATACACCACGGTAGGATACTTCTTCGATGGGTCGAAACCTACAGGCTTAACCATTCGCCAGTACAAATCGGTGGTGCCATCGTCGGCTTTCAGCGAGCCGGAACTATACTCCGGAACACTGTAACCCGCCCATGGGTCTTTCGCAGTAAGCCAGTTCTTTATAGCTGGACGCTTGGTTCCGATGGTTATTATGTCTATTTTGCGAGGCACAGCAGGCTCTGTATAGTTGTCTACAAGGTACTTTCCACCATCGCTAAGCGTTGCGTAGTGGTAGCCTTTGCCATTATCCAAGAGGGTGCGAGTACCATTCTCAACGTTCACTGCCCATGTATTGCGCTGTATGGGGCTGCATTCGTTAGACACATAGACGATGGATTTCGCCTTGTTGTTAAAGCCTAATACGTCCATAACCACCCAATTGCCCTTTGTTATCTGTTTTATTCGCTTGCCGTCTTTATTGAATAAGTAGAGATGAGCGTAGCCATCTTTCTGCGAAAGCATAACAAACTGGTTGGCATTCCATGGCAAAAAGAGGATAGGATGGGTTGGTTCGACGTACTTGGCGTCGGTTTCGCGATACAATTCGGCTATTTGCTTGCCGCTTTCAGCATTGTATGACACCAGACGACAGTCGTTCTGGTCGCGGTTTAGTTCGAACATGTAAATGGTTTTGCTGTCCGGGCTCCACTGAATGTTGGTGAAATAGCGGTCAGTAGGGTCGCCTGCATCGAGGAAAATGGTTTTCTTGGTATTAATGTCGTACACTCCTACGGTTACGTTGTGGGTCTTCTCGCCTGCCATGGGGTATTTCGTGGGTTCCGGAGTAGCTATGCGCGACTCGCCTTTTGCGGGTTTCCAGTCTACTTCCGGTATGTGAACGAGCGGATAATCGGTTACCATGCTTTGATCCATGCGGTAGAATGCCAGGCGATTTCCCGACGGACTCCAGAACAAACCGCCCTTAATGCCAAACTCGTTGCGGTGTACGGCTTCTCCATACACTATGTTTCGCGAACCATCGGTAGTAAGCTGGTTGATGTTTCCGGCTTTATCGCAAACAAACAACTGGTCTTTCAGTACGTAAGCCATAGCCCCCGACACCTTATTATATGCTTGAACCTGTGTGCCAGGCACTATTTCGATGGCGTCTTCAATCCATTTGGTCTTGAAATTGACGGTTAAAAGTTCTTTTCCAGTAGCTATTTGAACCAATGGTTGGTTGGCAGATGGAAAAGAAACTTGGTACAACGAGCGTACTGTTCTGTCGATATTACTTTTTGAAGGTATGTTATTTATGTCGTCGAGCGTGAATAATGTAGTCTCTTTCAGTGTGTTTGGGTTTACAATAGTGCACTTGTCCTTGTCTAAATGCACAATCTGGTCGCCCCACCACGTGGTGTAGCGGTTTTCTGCCCGCATGTTCTGAAAGTTTTTACCGCCGAAGTTGAGGTCTTCGAGTGTGAATTTTTTCTGTGCCATAACGTTGTCTGGCAATGCAATACCCATGGTTGCGATTGCCAATCCTGCACTTACAATTAGGTTTTTAGTCTTCATTTGGA from Prevotella nigrescens harbors:
- the purD gene encoding phosphoribosylamine--glycine ligase, which gives rise to MRILLLGSGGREHALAWKIAQSKKCGKLFIAPGNAGTEACGENVAIGVNEFEKLKTFAADNAIDMVVVGPEDPLVGGIYDDFRQDARTSHIPVIGPSKSGAVLEGSKDFAKGFMQRHSIPTAAYATFDSTTIEAGLKFLDTLKPPYVLKADGLAAGKGVLIVPTLDKAKHELRQMLGGMFGIASGKVVIEEFLSGIECSVFILTDGTNYKILPEAKDYKRIGEGDTGLNTGGMGSVSPVPFATAEWMQKVENRIIKPTVEGLKAEGIDYKGFIFFGLINVDGDPMVIEYNCRMGDPETESVMLRLKTDIVDLFEGVANGALDHCEIETDARSVVSIVLVSGGYPGAYTKGYPISNYDCSEFSVLFHNGTTMKDGQLVTNGGRVLTVASYGPTKDDALFKSFTEAEKIEFTGKYFRKDIGCDL
- a CDS encoding S9 family peptidase, which produces MKTKNLIVSAGLAIATMGIALPDNVMAQKKFTLEDLNFGGKNFQNMRAENRYTTWWGDQIVHLDKDKCTIVNPNTLKETTLFTLDDINNIPSKSNIDRTVRSLYQVSFPSANQPLVQIATGKELLTVNFKTKWIEDAIEIVPGTQVQAYNKVSGAMAYVLKDQLFVCDKAGNINQLTTDGSRNIVYGEAVHRNEFGIKGGLFWSPSGNRLAFYRMDQSMVTDYPLVHIPEVDWKPAKGESRIATPEPTKYPMAGEKTHNVTVGVYDINTKKTIFLDAGDPTDRYFTNIQWSPDSKTIYMFELNRDQNDCRLVSYNAESGKQIAELYRETDAKYVEPTHPILFLPWNANQFVMLSQKDGYAHLYLFNKDGKRIKQITKGNWVVMDVLGFNNKAKSIVYVSNECSPIQRNTWAVNVENGTRTLLDNGKGYHYATLSDGGKYLVDNYTEPAVPRKIDIITIGTKRPAIKNWLTAKDPWAGYSVPEYSSGSLKADDGTTDLYWRMVKPVGFDPSKKYPTVVYVYGGPHAHNVDASWHYGSRSWETYMAQKGYLLFIIDNRGSENRGKAFEQATFRQLGQVEMRDQMQGVKYLKTLPFVDADRIGVHGWSFGGFMTISLITNYPETFKVGVAGGPVIDWKWYEAMYGERYMDTPETNPEGYAKTSLLPKAKELKGKLQIITGLNDPVVLPQHCLTFIKACIAAGTQPDFFVYPGEPHNMRGHQSVHLHERITQYFEDYLK
- a CDS encoding HutD family protein, with amino-acid sequence MEIITPAQYKTTNWKGGTTRQIFICPADGDLSARRFDLRISSAIIEQTESNFSDFSSFTRYILPLEGEITLLRDGRRISLSHNELYRFEGDESISSENTPGAIDFNIIVRHGIGIDVAIMQDVQLTDDRETVVFALDDITIDGQHIDKYSTAIVSQSFFLEGRAAIARFR
- a CDS encoding outer membrane protein, giving the protein MKKLLVLVCAAVMSISASAQKGEKAIGVNLSYGSEIKNAGIGVKGQYFLADRLRGEASVDYFFKKDYTSMWDINANLHYLFDIAPKTKVYPLVGLGYTNWNVELELLNHETIKATKERLAVNVGAGIQYELTNKVNVDAEVKYQIIDNYNQVVVGVGLAYKF
- a CDS encoding S46 family peptidase, whose product is MKKSTLVLAGMLAMSTASKADEGMWTLFNLPDAVYTQMVDYGFSLPCDMLYNNPNAISNYVVNFSGFCSGVVVSPDGLVFTNHHCGFGAINAHSTVEHDYMRDGFYAKNFAEELPNENMFVSFMRAQDDITGRIAPLIANKSLKEQGTIIDSVENVLNDSIKKIDKTLHIEVAPFYEGNKYYATTYQDFTDVRLVFTVPKSMGKFGGDTDNWMWPRQTCDFSVFRIYADPKTNGPAPYSKDNVPYHPEHFAPVSLQGYKDKDFAMTIGYPGSTNRYLSSYGIRQRRDIENTARIESRDIKLAIMKKYMDADQKVRIQYESKYAGSANYWKNSMGMNKCIDSIGLIRQKAEYEGKIRNWLAKQPKKDASIDVDFNKLEQLYAQNRPLIQVTSYWVESFWKTTEFFTRATNVGTNMPLKGSAANPKAQYVEFADNSNDWNYALDKELTAAMLENYAKMVPAEYHPAFFQTVTKKFGGNFYKYTDWLYKTSKLLKKGEKFYPNDRKKFLKDPGVVVGEELIKAYKDVQTKALQLYGEIKAEEKKLTEAKIQMEMDLPHYSDANFTMRLSYGQVGGYMIGGFNSGYYTTAESIVKKFKQADKIADYKAEPIMLSLLSSNDFGKYADKTSGKMQLCFLTNNDITGGNSGSPMFNGKGELIGLAFDGNWDSLSSDINFDRELARCIGVDIRFVLFMMDKWGHADRLIKEINAK